From Quercus robur chromosome 8, dhQueRobu3.1, whole genome shotgun sequence:
AGAAAGTCTTTTAGCTTTAATCAATAAAGCAGCTAAGATGGGAACTCTTCGAGGTCTTCAGGTTTGCAAACGAAGCCCTCATATCACCCATCTCTTCTTTACTGATGACAGTTTATTGTTCTGTAATGCTACCACTGCTGATTATGATGAAGTACAAAGACTGCTTATGGTTTATGAAATGGCAACAGGTCAACAAGTGAATAGACAAAAAACCTCATTATTTTTCAGCCCCAATACTCCAGCAGAGATCCAAGAAGAGGTTAAGTAGAGATTTGGTGCGGATGTTATTCATCAGCATGAGAAGTACTTGGGTTTGCCTTCATTGGTAGACCAGAATAAAAGCAATACCTTCCAACAACTTAAGGAAAGAGTTGCTAAAAAACTCTCTAGATGGAAAGAGAAGTTTTATCTATGGCCGGGAAAGAGGTACAAATTAAGGTAGTCGTGCAAGCAATCCCAATGCATACAATGAGTTGTTTCCTCCTTCTGAAATCCCTTTATGATGATTTGAATAGTACGGTGAGCAAATTTTGATGGGGACAAAAAAATGAGGAGCGGAAAATGACATGGATGAAATGCGACAAGTTGTGTAGTCCAAATGCTAAGGGTGGCATGGGTTTTAGGGACCTAAAATCTTTTAATCTTGCTCTCCTGGCAAAGCAAGGGTGGAGGTTGCAACATGAATCAAACTCTCTCTTCTATCGTGTTTTTAAAAGTAAGTACTTTCTTGATACTTCTTTTATGGATGCTTAGAAGGGTAGAAACCCATCCTATGTCTGGCGCAGCATTCTTGTAGCCCAGCCTATTATTTGGCAGGGGATGTGTTGTCAAATTGGAAATGGTAAGAAGGTTTGTATTTGGAAGGATAAGTGGATTCCATCCCCATCTACATATAGGGTTGTGTCACCTAGAATTCTATTACCTGAAGATGCAACAGTTGATATTCTGATTGACTCTAAGCACGGGTTATGGAAGGTTGATCTTGTAAGGGaattgttcttatattttgaagTTGAAAATATCTTAAGTATCCATTTGAGTACTCGTATGCCTCCAGATAAATTGGTTTGGGCTATGATGCCTAATGGTACATTCACAGTTAAAAGTGCCTATTGGATTGCTATGGAAATGAAAGAAGCAGAGCAAGAAGGAACTTCTGGTAATGCTGGCCGAAGCCAGCTTTGGAAAACTATCTGGTTAGCTGAGGTGCCTAATAAAATCAAAAACTCTATTTGGCGGGCTTGTCAAAATATCCTTCCTACAAAATCCAACCTTTTTCATCGGCATGTGCTCAATTCTGATGCTTATGACCAGTGTGGCCAAAGTAGTGAGACGACAAGTCATGTGTTGCTATATTGTGACTTTTCCAGGTCTGTGTGGGAGTCTTGTAATCTACTGGTGGATTGTCATTACACTTTTGCTAATGTGGTTTGGAAGCTAAGTTGTGATGTGGGATCATCGACTATTTCTCTTGCTCATTTCATGGCAATTGCATGGAATATATGGAGGAATAGAAACGAAATTAGACATGGTGAGGAGccgaagaagaaggaaaatttgATCCTCGAAGTGTCCAAGTTTATCTCTGAGTTTCAAGCTATTCAAGACCCTCCAATACCTTCTGCTTGTCGCTCCCAAACTAGTTGGTTACCTCCCAAGCCAGGTGTCTATAAAGCTAATGTGGATGGCGctgtttttaaaaatctttctAGTGCTAGAATGGGTGTTCTTATTTGGGACGATAAGGGTCAAGTTGTGGCAACTTTAAGCCAGCATATTTGTGCTCCTTTGGGTCCTCTTGAGGTTGAAGCCAAGGCTATGGAAGCAGCTATGATTTTTGGAAGAGATGTTGATATTCAGGATATTAATTTCGAGGGGAATTCTCTGCAAGTCTGCAACTGCCTACATGGAACCTCCAAAGCCCCTCCTGCTATTGCTAATGTACTTAATGGCATTCTGTTCCACCTtcaatctttttgttattttgatttttcacataTTAGGAGGGAAGGCAACAGTCTGCCCATATTTTAGCTCAACATGCTCAATTTGTTGGTGATTTTGTGGCATGGGTTGAGGAAACCCCCAGTTTCTTAGAAACTGCTATTGCCTTTGATGTACCGGATTGTTTATGATttctattaatattatattgcattttcacatttttttttttaaaaaaaaaaaaaaaaaaaaaaaaaaagtgatctaTCCCCACATGCACAAGTAGCGTTCCAGGGATGCAACAAAACGTTAactaaaatttacataaaatcTAGAAAATCCGTTAAGGTAAGAAATGAACGACTAGTTAAGCCAGCCAACTAATCAAACATGGACtataaaagaaacaattttAGCTCTACAGACGAACCTCAATCCCATTAGAAAGAAGTACAATTAAACACTCTTCCCTCCAAATAATAATCTACATAAGACAATGAGGAATGGCCACCCTTTCTAGTGCTTCAAAAAAAGCCACAACCCTTTTCTTTCGTTATGGAACCTGCCAAACCAGGGGGAAGTGGAAACCCATGATTTTCGGGCCCAAGACTATGGGGCAAAGCATccctccctctctttctttctatcaaaaaaaataaaataaaataaaaatatttcttttcaatACTCTATCAACAGGGTGTCACTttcattttggaaattttttcacaaatttttaagTTCTGGTTGTGTCGGGTTCCATCaagaagaaaaactcaaattttctaACCTAAGGGTCTCGTAAAGCTTTGAAGCAGACATTCCTTAGAGTAAGATATGtgtcttttgactcttttccATGGTCCTACATACCTTCACTAGATGGATTATTAGTTTATTACGTGtttcaaaccaaacacaaattataACCCCATAATAATCTCGAGTCAAAGTTGCGATTGAATGTGATTTGATCTAATGGCAACGTTAAAATTCATTCTGGAGGAGGAGAGTGAGACCAAGGACTAACCACTAACAAGAGCATTTCCATTCAACCTTCCAAATGAGAGTTTTTAGTCTCTCATTTAGCCTTGATTTCCACAAGCATTTCCAATCAAGTTAGTTTAGCACGTTCTTCTGCATTCTTTGAGAGCCAAATGGTTGCCATAAACTAATCAAGGTCCTCGCAAAAAGGAGTTAATTTGTTATAATCAAAACTTTAGGGGGTTCCATTTTTTATGGAGAAATCATACAGGGTTTTTTGcggttttcctttgttttttgtttttatattattctATCAGCAATTAATTTTCCTGCTAGTCTATGGGTTTGTAAAAGTGCTCTGCTTCTATGTTGTCAGACACTATGAGGATAGGTTTGTTCAATGTGTCACATATACTTTATTGGATTTCAATAATAAGTGGCTCAAGACAGCGGTTAAGgttgagttattattattattattattaaaattgattAGTTTTTTAGGTGTAGTCGCACATGGgttagttaaaaaagtatttgtttatttgcttttatTACTTCTCAATGCAATAAGATTCAATAAACTCCTCCTTAGCAAAGCGCGATTGTACACTAAAGCCtagtttattttggttttaaCTTTGATCTAATACTTCATATATATGGGTTAAGTATTTGGTAGATAAATTATTACATACTCAAGGAAAAATCCTTCCCCCACTCACGGGGGGTGGGCCTTTGTGTGAGATCCATGAATAGGGCCCACATCCCTTGCGAGGGGAGGAAGGACTCCACCCAAAGAACTTAATATATGTAATGTATGGCTTGGTAGGTGAGGGGAgtggtgtggtgtggtgtggtgCGTAAGACAAGAGTGTGGGTAATTTCTCCATGAATATGTAATGCATGGCTTGGTGGGTGAGGGGAGTGGTGTGGTGTGTAAGACAAGAGTGTGGGTAATTTAATGAGATGAATTGGCAGGGGAAGCGGGGTTATTGTATATAAGGCATAGGGTGTGGGTGGTTTTGTGAGTTAGTAACAGAGGAGGTGGGATGATATATGTTTGGGAAGCTAAGATGGTTTGGAGAGATGGCATAGAGAGATTGTGGTGTGAGGAAGCAGCAGCTAGGCTACGGCGTAACACTGCATGATTGCAGTTTGAGAATAAGGCCTTCTCAAATAAACGAAATTAACCAATGTTAGcaacacactaaaaaaaatgacaagacAAACCTATAACTCAAGGCCACTGGCCACATGCAAGAAAGTTTACAATATAACCAAAATTTTGAACCAATGCACTAAAAATAGTTATATTTTGCAACTCAATAAGCAAGCATCACATAATTAATTGCGAGCGAAATGCCTTAGTTAGGAGTCAAAGCAGAGAGTTCTAGGTTTATAGTTAGTCCAGGCACTCTCCCTTACCGCTGAAGCTAGCGCATTCCAATCTTATCTTAGCACAAAGTGAACTCTAGATCACAATATAAGGATTCACACGATAATAGGAAAGCATGATCACTTATGCATGGTATTATtgtactaattttattttgaataatgCACCCACTTCTTAGTTTATTGTTCTAGACTAcggttttatattatatagctCAGAGTTAAATAAAAGAGACGAAAATACATTCAGAACTTACCTGTAAAATCAATGTGTAAGAAGTAAGAACAAACTTTGCGGATGAAGCTCCCCAACCTGACCAAATTAATGTTCCTCAATGCTTAGCAACGCAACGCAACGCAAGCGCAACTCTTCTCCAAGAGAATGGCAGGGGCAGAGTTTCTAAACAGAAACAGTTCAGGATTGGCCTATCTATCCAATAGAAAAGTCTTAGTTCCAATCTTTTAGATAAGTTTGAAcattatatttgattttgcTGATTCATCCTAAAGCATGAAGAAGAGGACTATTTTTGGACGTCTATCCAACCTAAATTTATTACAACAGAAGGAATCAGGTGAACTCGAGCTCATGGGAGTTTGAGTGAGTGTCAACTGTCAAGGCTTatggtttggatttggatttggattatGGCTTCAACGAATAGGAATAGGAAGGATAGCATCAAAAATTGACAGTTATTTTAAATGTCCAACACATTAAATTTTTTCACTTGCGTGCAATCACATCCTCTCCAGTTTCCATTATCAACGTGGATCTGTCCTGCTACGCTAATCCTTTTGTTTCCTTTCTAGTctaattaatgttttttattttttgaaaaaacgtACATGCACACTCTACCAAAGAGTGAAATTTtcggtctttttttttctttttcttttttccgttGATTTTTCTCATGAGAATTTTCCATAACCTTTTCGAAATTAGAGACAGGGTTTAATCATTTGAAATGCATATCCATTATGACCCTAAAACTCTTACtctctgtttggatagaaacaTCGTTAAATATTCAAGATTTTACAAATAATAGGATTTGCATCTAGATCATCAAAATCccatcatttaaaaattttcttagaaaatttaataaaataggaATTGTAAATTTTGAAGTTTAGACATAATCAGACATTTTAAACCAATACAATATGTTGGTTGAATCAATTTCCATGTTGtaaaaaccaattaaaatatTCTACTAGTAtgtaattgtaaggacacaatttggcTTCTAAGCCCAAAGGATGGATGAACTTAGGCCCAaggagcccaatacaatgaatttgtagagagtgggttgaaaaATAAGCTTTAATGAGTCAGACAACAAGTAAAATGGATttagatgacaagaaaatgaagatagactagtttaatctaaagaaaatcatccTCGGCACAATCTTAGGAGAtctgttcttatatatttcttctcaagtttgattacaagttcaattcctgattgctacagtatttttctcttaatttctcgaTCCCCTCTCTTCAGGGTCTTCTTTCtgttttatactatcttccttctttcctttttacCCTCCACGTATAGGGCAAATTGCTGGTGATGGGACCGACAAACCATTTCGCTTAGACGATCCAATCCAACATCTCCATCCACATCTCCACGTCACTGATGAAGGTAGAGAAGCCATTCGATGCAATCAATAATGTCTCAAACAGTTACAAGACCAGCTGTATACACCGTTGGAGGCCCATCAAAGCCTACATTACTGAGTATGGAAGCGTTACCAAGAGAGGCATTAAAGCCATAATAAAAGCCATAACGGCTAAGAGCTGTGGAACCACATATAAACCCTTCACAGAACCAACACAAGGTACATAATTTTTCACCCAAAAATACTCTTACACAGATATCTCTGATATTCAGAACTTTCTTATTTCTCTTACAAAGCTTCTATACACTAACTTTGGCATCAAAGACGTTGTGGTAAGCACTACACCGATGAGGAGGGTATAGAGAACTTTAGAGCTCAGTATAGGATTCCGCCAAGAGTGTCAATTAGGTATTGTAAGGAAGGGAGAATGGCACAAGAAAAGGCAAGATGGAGAGGTGGTAATCCCGATTATTGCCTTTATAGGGAGAAGgatgagaatccctatgggcACCGTCACCAGGGATTACCTTAGGGCTCACAGGTTAGCTCCCACCCAATGTGCCCTGAACATGTTTAAGATTTTGGGGAGTATAGACGCATTTAATGAG
This genomic window contains:
- the LOC126696087 gene encoding uncharacterized protein LOC126696087, which codes for MCCQIGNGKKVCIWKDKWIPSPSTYRVVSPRILLPEDATVDILIDSKHGLWKVDLVRELFLYFEVENILSIHLSTRMPPDKLVWAMMPNGTFTVKSAYWIAMEMKEAEQEGTSGNAGRSQLWKTIWLAEVPNKIKNSIWRACQNILPTKSNLFHRHVLNSDAYDQCGQSSETTSHVLLYCDFSRSVWESCNLLVDCHYTFANVVWKLSCDVGSSTISLAHFMAIAWNIWRNRNEIRHGEEPKKKENLILEVSKFISEFQAIQDPPIPSACRSQTSWLPPKPGVYKANVDGAVFKNLSSARMGVLIWDDKGQVVATLSQHICAPLGPLEVEAKAMEAAMIFGRDVDIQDINFEGNSLQVCNCLHGTSKAPPAIANEGRQQSAHILAQHAQFVGDFVAWVEETPSFLETAIAFDVPDCL